Proteins co-encoded in one Kribbella qitaiheensis genomic window:
- a CDS encoding DAK2 domain-containing protein has product MEELTVGVLRSWARVALAELGRARAEIDELNVYPVPDGDTGTNLYLTWEAACDALPEGELTFAEAVQAFGRGALLGARGNSGVITSQLVRACGLRLAENLPRDQEADAGSVLADPRMSEAAAFADALVFAADAAYGAVAKPVEGTMLTVARAAANGALAAANEGKALAEVCLAAVAAARLALTKTTEQLAVLRRAGVVDAGGAGLVVILGAMESVLSGRPPGEHTGVPRRVPATASARGASGPGVEASGESGSGRVGLAEGAGGEAQGGDLEPDGPAYEVMYLLDAPDDRIGDFRRALAGLGDSVVVVGGDELWNVHVHTDDVGAAIEQGIGTGRPHRIRVTHFADMVPHPPIASRAVIAVAAGDGLAKLFVEAGAVVVKGGPGRRCSTGELLAAIEQSGAPEIVILPNDKDSIAVAEAAATAARQDGIRVAVIRTRAQVQGLAAIAVHDPGRSFDDAVNQLSAAAGQTRHGAVTIAVKDAWTMAGTCRIGDALGVVDGDFALITEDLAAAATGVADRLLGGGGELMTVVRGEHASPELVDALVRHVRRNRKDVDVVVYDGGQERYPLLIGVE; this is encoded by the coding sequence GTGGAAGAGTTGACGGTTGGGGTGCTGCGGAGCTGGGCCCGGGTGGCGCTGGCGGAGCTGGGGCGGGCGCGGGCGGAGATCGACGAGCTCAACGTGTACCCGGTGCCGGACGGCGACACCGGCACCAACCTGTACCTGACCTGGGAAGCCGCGTGCGACGCGTTGCCCGAGGGGGAGCTGACCTTTGCGGAGGCGGTCCAGGCGTTCGGCCGGGGTGCGTTGCTCGGCGCGCGGGGCAACTCCGGGGTGATCACCTCCCAGCTCGTCCGGGCCTGTGGCCTGCGGCTCGCGGAGAACCTGCCGCGGGACCAGGAGGCCGACGCCGGCTCGGTCCTGGCCGATCCGCGGATGAGCGAGGCGGCGGCGTTCGCCGATGCGCTCGTGTTCGCCGCTGATGCCGCGTACGGCGCGGTCGCCAAGCCCGTCGAGGGCACCATGCTCACGGTCGCCCGCGCGGCGGCGAACGGGGCTCTGGCGGCTGCCAATGAGGGCAAGGCCCTCGCCGAGGTTTGTCTGGCCGCCGTCGCCGCCGCCCGCCTGGCTCTCACCAAAACCACAGAGCAACTGGCCGTACTCCGCCGCGCCGGTGTCGTCGATGCAGGTGGAGCTGGTCTCGTCGTCATCCTCGGCGCCATGGAGTCGGTCCTGTCCGGCCGCCCACCGGGTGAACACACTGGCGTCCCCCGGCGAGTCCCGGCGACCGCAAGTGCCAGGGGAGCGAGCGGACCTGGAGTGGAAGCGAGTGGCGAGTCCGGGAGTGGTCGGGTGGGTCTTGCCGAGGGCGCCGGTGGTGAGGCGCAGGGAGGCGACCTGGAGCCCGACGGACCGGCGTACGAGGTGATGTATCTGCTGGATGCGCCGGACGATCGGATCGGGGACTTCCGGCGGGCGCTGGCCGGGCTGGGGGACTCTGTGGTGGTCGTGGGCGGCGACGAGTTGTGGAATGTGCATGTGCACACCGACGACGTGGGTGCCGCGATCGAGCAGGGGATCGGGACCGGGCGACCGCACCGGATCCGGGTGACGCACTTCGCGGACATGGTTCCGCATCCGCCGATCGCGAGCCGGGCGGTGATCGCAGTGGCCGCGGGAGACGGGCTGGCGAAACTGTTCGTGGAGGCCGGTGCGGTGGTGGTGAAAGGCGGCCCGGGAAGGCGGTGCTCGACCGGTGAGCTGCTGGCCGCGATCGAGCAGTCGGGCGCGCCGGAGATCGTGATCCTCCCCAACGACAAGGACTCCATCGCCGTCGCCGAGGCAGCCGCGACCGCGGCCCGCCAGGATGGCATCCGGGTGGCGGTGATCCGGACCCGCGCGCAGGTCCAGGGGCTGGCGGCGATCGCCGTCCACGACCCCGGGCGAAGCTTCGACGATGCCGTCAACCAGCTCTCCGCGGCCGCCGGCCAGACCCGGCACGGCGCCGTCACGATCGCCGTCAAGGACGCCTGGACGATGGCCGGCACCTGCAGGATCGGCGACGCGCTGGGCGTGGTGGACGGCGATTTCGCCTTGATCACCGAGGATCTGGCCGCGGCCGCGACCGGCGTGGCCGACCGGCTGCTGGGTGGCGGCGGCGAGCTGATGACGGTGGTCCGCGGCGAGCACGCGAGCCCCGAACTGGTC
- a CDS encoding SAM-dependent methyltransferase gives MEILFSVATDSYDLAVREIRGEFGGGVRIERVSADLGRIVSGGPSVEELASACDSGRIIFVRHLTVELASFKPGDVPEPHELADLVLEALPRHPQALAVQTWTDGPGSGGSYYHRLDEALGARGVTVSRAGQDVVVSCFVSAKTVIFGLNRLEYSLSDWPGGRMRLARSDERVSRSEFKLEEAIQTFGLDLPPGGKGLDLGASPGGWTRILRQHGQEMWSVDPGELDPRVTADRKVHHVATTAGEFFRQNRIYFDIVVNDMRMDQVLSARVMLDAVPHLSRGALAVVTLKGGGKNPLDAARRGIELLSKQYDVLHARQLHHNRREITVIAECP, from the coding sequence GTGGAGATCTTGTTCTCGGTGGCGACCGACAGTTACGACCTGGCGGTTCGCGAGATCCGCGGTGAGTTCGGCGGCGGGGTCAGGATCGAACGGGTCAGTGCGGACCTGGGCCGGATCGTCAGCGGTGGGCCGTCGGTCGAGGAGCTGGCGAGCGCCTGCGACAGCGGCCGGATCATCTTCGTGCGGCATCTGACGGTGGAGCTGGCGAGTTTCAAGCCGGGCGACGTGCCGGAGCCGCACGAGCTGGCCGACCTCGTGCTGGAAGCTTTGCCGCGGCACCCACAGGCGCTGGCCGTTCAGACCTGGACCGACGGCCCCGGGAGCGGCGGGTCGTACTACCACCGGCTCGACGAGGCCCTGGGCGCCCGCGGAGTCACGGTCAGCCGGGCCGGCCAGGACGTGGTGGTGTCGTGCTTCGTCTCCGCCAAGACGGTGATCTTCGGCCTGAACCGGCTGGAGTACAGCCTGTCGGACTGGCCGGGTGGGCGGATGCGGCTGGCTCGGTCGGACGAGCGGGTGTCGCGGTCGGAGTTCAAGCTCGAAGAGGCGATCCAGACGTTCGGGCTCGACCTGCCGCCCGGCGGCAAGGGGCTGGATCTCGGCGCGAGTCCGGGTGGCTGGACGCGGATCCTGCGTCAGCACGGGCAGGAGATGTGGTCGGTCGATCCGGGTGAGCTCGATCCGCGGGTGACGGCCGATCGGAAGGTCCACCACGTGGCGACGACCGCCGGAGAGTTCTTCCGGCAGAACCGGATCTACTTCGACATCGTGGTGAACGACATGCGGATGGACCAGGTGCTGAGCGCCCGGGTGATGCTGGACGCCGTACCGCACCTGAGCCGCGGCGCCCTGGCCGTCGTCACCCTCAAGGGCGGCGGTAAGAACCCCCTCGACGCGGCCCGCCGCGGCATCGAGCTCCTCAGCAAGCAGTACGACGTACTGCACGCCCGCCAACTCCACCACAACCGCCGAGAAATCACCGTCATCGCCGAGTGCCCGTAG
- the rpmB gene encoding 50S ribosomal protein L28, translating into MSKKCDVCDKKPMFGNSVARLGKGAMIRRVKKRTSRRFDPNIQTMRAVIKGTPTKLKVCTSCIKAGKVQRVVG; encoded by the coding sequence ATGTCTAAGAAGTGCGATGTTTGTGACAAGAAGCCGATGTTCGGCAACAGTGTTGCGCGGCTGGGTAAGGGCGCGATGATCCGTCGGGTCAAGAAGCGCACGTCGCGGCGGTTCGACCCGAACATCCAGACGATGCGCGCGGTCATCAAGGGCACGCCCACGAAGCTCAAGGTCTGCACGTCCTGCATCAAGGCGGGCAAGGTCCAGCGCGTAGTCGGCTAG
- a CDS encoding aldo/keto reductase, producing the protein MSSTKLRWGILGTGNIASRFAGQVPSSTTNEVVAVGSRSMDSATTFADKFGIANRHASYDALLADETVDAVYIATPHPLHPEWAIKAAEAGKHVLCEKPLAINRAWAAAIIEAAVRNDVFLMEAYMYRCLPQTKLVAQLIRDGAIGKVHQIQASFAFQASFNAGSRIFADDLAGGGILDVGGYPVSFARLIAGAAIGAPYADPAAVTAVGQVGETGVDEWSVATLFFDSGLTAQVSTGVRLNDENRVRVLGSEGYLVIEDPWFAGDGKPTHVTVHKVGEEPRDISADPAFIYQAEAEAVAAAIEARQAPEMSWDDSLGNLTVQDKWREAIGQQYASERDDVLIPTATGRPLAKRADAPMTYGQVPGLAKPVSRLVMGVDNQPTLPHAAMIFDDFFERGGTTFDTAYIYSGGRGEKLLGQWMTSRGNRDDVVVIGKGAHTPHCDPESITRQLGESLERLQTDHVDLYLMHRDNEEIPVGEFVDVMDSHFQAGRIKAYGGSNWSLERFDEANEYAATHGKQPLTLLSNHLSLARAYDVPWAGCRHVSDDESQAWLRERQVALFPWSSQARGFFTGRAKPEDRSDEELVRCFYSDENFERLRRARELAEARGVEPTAIALAWLLHQSYPVFPLIGPRQISETRTSMPGLSVELSAEEVAWLTQV; encoded by the coding sequence TTGTCTTCCACCAAGCTCCGCTGGGGAATCCTCGGCACCGGCAACATCGCTTCCCGGTTCGCAGGTCAGGTTCCGTCCTCGACCACCAACGAGGTGGTCGCGGTCGGCAGCCGAAGCATGGACTCCGCCACCACCTTCGCCGACAAGTTCGGCATCGCCAACAGGCATGCGTCGTACGACGCCCTGCTGGCCGACGAGACCGTCGACGCGGTCTACATCGCCACTCCACATCCGCTCCACCCGGAGTGGGCGATCAAGGCCGCCGAGGCGGGTAAGCACGTGCTGTGCGAGAAGCCGCTCGCGATCAACCGGGCCTGGGCCGCGGCGATCATCGAGGCCGCGGTGCGCAACGACGTCTTCCTGATGGAGGCGTACATGTACCGCTGCCTGCCACAGACCAAGCTGGTCGCGCAACTGATCCGCGACGGCGCGATCGGCAAGGTGCACCAGATCCAGGCGTCGTTCGCGTTCCAGGCGTCTTTCAACGCCGGGAGCCGGATCTTCGCCGACGACCTGGCCGGCGGCGGCATCCTCGACGTCGGCGGCTACCCCGTCTCGTTCGCGCGCCTGATCGCGGGCGCGGCCATCGGAGCGCCGTACGCCGATCCGGCGGCGGTGACCGCGGTCGGTCAGGTCGGCGAGACCGGGGTGGACGAATGGTCGGTCGCGACGCTGTTCTTCGACTCCGGATTGACCGCCCAGGTGAGTACCGGCGTCCGCCTGAACGACGAGAACCGGGTCCGGGTGCTCGGCAGCGAGGGTTACCTCGTGATCGAGGACCCGTGGTTCGCCGGCGACGGCAAGCCCACCCACGTCACCGTGCACAAGGTGGGGGAGGAGCCGCGGGACATCTCCGCGGATCCTGCCTTCATCTACCAGGCCGAGGCCGAGGCCGTCGCGGCCGCGATCGAGGCGCGGCAGGCGCCGGAGATGAGCTGGGACGACTCACTCGGGAACCTGACCGTCCAGGACAAGTGGCGCGAGGCGATCGGGCAGCAGTACGCCAGCGAGCGGGACGACGTACTGATCCCGACCGCGACCGGCCGGCCGCTCGCGAAGCGCGCCGACGCGCCGATGACGTACGGCCAGGTGCCCGGGCTGGCCAAGCCGGTGTCGCGGCTGGTGATGGGCGTCGACAACCAGCCGACGCTGCCGCATGCCGCGATGATCTTCGACGACTTCTTCGAGCGCGGCGGAACCACCTTCGACACGGCGTACATCTACAGCGGTGGACGTGGCGAGAAGCTGCTCGGCCAGTGGATGACGTCGCGCGGCAACCGGGACGACGTCGTGGTCATCGGCAAGGGTGCGCACACGCCGCACTGCGACCCGGAGTCGATCACGCGGCAGCTCGGCGAGTCGCTCGAGCGGCTGCAGACCGACCACGTCGACCTCTACCTGATGCACCGGGACAACGAGGAGATCCCGGTCGGAGAGTTCGTCGACGTGATGGACTCGCACTTCCAGGCCGGCCGGATCAAGGCGTACGGCGGGTCGAACTGGTCGCTGGAGCGGTTCGACGAGGCCAACGAGTACGCGGCGACGCACGGCAAGCAGCCGTTGACGCTGCTGAGCAACCACCTGAGCCTGGCACGGGCGTACGACGTACCCTGGGCTGGTTGCCGTCATGTCAGCGACGACGAGTCGCAGGCGTGGCTGCGTGAGCGGCAGGTGGCGTTGTTCCCGTGGTCGAGTCAGGCTCGCGGGTTCTTCACCGGGCGTGCGAAGCCGGAGGACCGCTCGGACGAGGAACTGGTCCGCTGTTTCTACTCGGACGAGAACTTCGAGCGGCTGCGCCGGGCCCGGGAGCTTGCGGAGGCCCGTGGGGTGGAACCCACGGCGATCGCGCTCGCCTGGCTGCTGCACCAGTCGTACCCGGTGTTCCCGCTGATCGGGCCGCGGCAGATCTCGGAGACGCGGACCTCGATGCCGGGCCTGTCGGTCGAGCTGTCTGCCGAAGAAGTGGCGTGGCTTACACAGGTGTAG
- a CDS encoding carbohydrate ABC transporter permease, with product MRTERVRTVVGHVVLMFGVVVSIFPFYWMLVMASNTTPDIFAYPPKLVVGSHLFENMGHVLDNIDFFGAMLITLVASLGVTVLVLFFDSLAAFAFAKYEFPGRDMLFGVLLATFMIPTQLALVPQFVTLAEFGWIGSLKALIIPGAANAFGIFWMRQYAKGAIPDELISAAKVDGAGFFRQYLTVGLPVLRPGLAFLGIFTFINVWNDYLWPLIVMTDPNKLTLQVALQQLNGVYGTDYSMVMAGALMSVIPLIGVFIIGGRHFIADIAAGAMKF from the coding sequence ATGCGCACTGAACGAGTCCGGACCGTCGTCGGTCATGTCGTACTGATGTTCGGGGTGGTCGTCTCGATCTTCCCGTTCTACTGGATGCTGGTGATGGCCTCGAACACCACGCCGGACATCTTCGCCTACCCGCCGAAGCTGGTGGTCGGCTCGCACCTGTTCGAGAACATGGGGCACGTGCTGGACAACATCGACTTCTTCGGCGCGATGCTGATCACGTTGGTCGCGTCCCTGGGCGTGACCGTGCTGGTGCTCTTCTTCGACTCGCTCGCGGCGTTCGCGTTCGCGAAGTACGAGTTCCCCGGCCGCGACATGCTCTTCGGGGTGCTGCTGGCGACGTTCATGATCCCGACCCAGCTGGCGCTGGTGCCGCAGTTCGTGACACTGGCCGAGTTCGGCTGGATCGGGTCGCTGAAGGCGCTCATCATCCCGGGCGCCGCGAACGCGTTCGGCATCTTCTGGATGCGCCAGTACGCCAAGGGCGCGATCCCCGACGAGCTCATCTCCGCCGCCAAGGTCGACGGCGCCGGCTTCTTCCGGCAGTACCTCACCGTCGGACTCCCCGTACTGCGGCCCGGGCTGGCGTTCCTGGGCATCTTCACCTTCATCAACGTCTGGAACGACTACCTGTGGCCGTTGATAGTGATGACGGACCCGAACAAGCTCACCCTGCAGGTCGCCCTGCAGCAGCTGAACGGTGTGTACGGCACCGACTACAGCATGGTGATGGCGGGAGCGCTGATGAGCGTGATCCCCTTGATCGGTGTCTTCATCATCGGTGGCCGCCACTTCATCGCCGACATCGCCGCCGGCGCCATGAAGTTCTGA
- a CDS encoding carbohydrate ABC transporter permease produces MSANTPDGPPNRFRQAMPQYAAVSPFFILFAIFGAFPVLFSIWLSLHSWDGIGQLKWVGLEQYSYLLTDPSFWKSITNTLLIWVISTVPMLLLALVIANALHNATRFRSFYRIAYFIPNITSVVAVTMVFGSIFSNNFGLLNAFLQSIGLDKIEWLSQPWGIKIAIASIVAWRWTGYNAIIFLAGLQAISSDIYEAAKVDGASSRQMFWRITVPLLRPVILFTAVTSTIGGLQIFTESQVLFGSSGAIGGPGDGGLTIVSYLYDSAFGKNQFGYGAAIGWALFILIVLFSVINWRLIGGGDDDRITSRVRRRANRKIAAEKAAADSQTAGKEHADAH; encoded by the coding sequence GTGAGCGCGAACACTCCCGACGGACCGCCGAACCGGTTCCGGCAGGCGATGCCGCAGTACGCCGCCGTCTCGCCGTTCTTCATCCTGTTCGCGATCTTCGGCGCCTTCCCGGTGCTGTTCTCGATCTGGCTGTCGCTCCATTCGTGGGACGGGATCGGCCAGCTGAAGTGGGTCGGGCTGGAGCAGTACAGCTACCTGCTCACCGACCCGAGCTTCTGGAAGTCGATCACCAACACCCTGCTCATCTGGGTGATCTCGACCGTTCCGATGCTGCTGCTGGCCCTGGTGATCGCGAACGCGTTGCACAACGCGACGCGGTTCCGCAGCTTCTACCGGATCGCGTACTTCATCCCGAACATCACCTCGGTGGTCGCCGTCACGATGGTCTTCGGTTCGATCTTCAGCAACAACTTCGGCCTGCTGAACGCGTTCCTGCAGTCGATCGGGCTGGACAAGATCGAATGGCTCAGCCAGCCGTGGGGGATCAAGATCGCGATCGCCAGCATCGTCGCGTGGCGCTGGACCGGCTACAACGCGATCATCTTCCTGGCCGGGCTGCAGGCCATCTCGTCCGACATCTACGAGGCGGCCAAGGTCGACGGCGCCTCGTCGCGGCAGATGTTCTGGCGGATCACCGTGCCGTTGCTGCGGCCGGTGATCCTGTTCACCGCGGTCACCTCGACGATCGGCGGTCTGCAGATCTTCACCGAGTCGCAGGTGCTGTTCGGCAGCAGCGGCGCGATCGGCGGGCCCGGTGACGGTGGACTGACGATCGTCTCCTACCTGTACGACAGCGCGTTCGGCAAGAACCAGTTCGGCTACGGGGCCGCGATCGGCTGGGCGCTGTTCATCCTGATCGTGCTGTTCTCGGTGATCAACTGGCGACTGATCGGGGGCGGCGACGACGACCGGATCACCAGCCGGGTCCGCCGCCGCGCGAACCGCAAGATCGCCGCCGAGAAAGCCGCAGCCGACAGTCAGACCGCCGGGAAGGAGCACGCCGATGCGCACTGA
- a CDS encoding extracellular solute-binding protein, protein MAVSRRKFLALGAGGAAAAAGLTGCGSRSSLGAADELSMWCWTGSVNDSLIATAEKGIPGAGKKLAMTRIGGDYKTKVLTSLAGKSLVPDIIGINDDVATYFPNADQFHDLRELGADKVEADFLPWKWKLGITPENKMLAFPMDTGPTALFYRRDIFEKAGLPTEPADVAAAAPDWDSYIQLGKKLKQAVPGSAITDNITSIFSYALAQLPKRYMTAAGQYIGDADHIRQAWDLAVRVVKEGLSANAQSGSTDANAVVTNGKLVAFIGAVWWAQLGPKNAAPKTKGLWRVTPAPGGPGNRGGSFLAITKYCKDPEAAFAFITWLESAKNQAESFLDPVLFPSTPASYTDSRLTAPDPFFGGQRIVDVFAESAKKYPGAYFSPYDTIIGNPLSNELVNVEIGSKSSDQAWKDAQHQITRELTRAGAI, encoded by the coding sequence ATGGCAGTGAGCAGACGAAAGTTCCTGGCCCTCGGCGCAGGAGGTGCGGCCGCGGCCGCCGGTCTGACCGGGTGCGGCTCGCGCAGCTCGCTCGGCGCTGCCGACGAGCTGAGCATGTGGTGCTGGACCGGATCGGTGAACGACTCGCTGATCGCGACGGCGGAGAAGGGCATCCCGGGCGCCGGCAAGAAGCTGGCGATGACCCGGATCGGCGGCGACTACAAGACGAAGGTGCTGACCTCGCTGGCCGGCAAGTCGCTGGTGCCGGACATCATCGGGATCAACGACGACGTCGCCACCTACTTCCCGAACGCGGACCAGTTCCACGATCTGCGCGAGCTGGGCGCCGACAAGGTGGAGGCCGACTTCCTGCCCTGGAAGTGGAAGCTCGGCATCACCCCCGAGAACAAGATGTTGGCCTTCCCGATGGACACCGGCCCGACCGCGCTGTTCTACCGGCGCGACATCTTCGAGAAGGCCGGCCTGCCCACCGAGCCGGCCGACGTGGCGGCCGCGGCGCCGGACTGGGACAGCTACATCCAGCTCGGCAAGAAGCTCAAGCAGGCGGTGCCCGGCTCGGCCATCACCGACAACATCACCTCGATCTTCAGCTACGCGCTGGCCCAGTTGCCGAAGCGCTACATGACCGCGGCAGGGCAGTACATCGGCGACGCCGACCACATCAGGCAGGCCTGGGACCTGGCCGTCCGGGTCGTCAAGGAAGGCCTGTCGGCCAACGCCCAGTCGGGCAGCACCGACGCCAACGCCGTCGTCACCAACGGCAAGCTGGTCGCCTTCATCGGGGCGGTCTGGTGGGCCCAGTTGGGTCCGAAGAACGCCGCACCGAAGACGAAAGGCCTGTGGCGGGTCACGCCGGCGCCCGGCGGTCCCGGTAACCGCGGGGGTTCCTTCCTCGCGATCACCAAGTACTGCAAGGATCCCGAGGCCGCGTTCGCTTTCATCACCTGGCTGGAGTCGGCGAAGAACCAGGCGGAGTCCTTCCTCGACCCGGTGCTCTTCCCCTCCACCCCGGCCAGCTACACAGACTCCCGGCTGACCGCGCCCGACCCGTTCTTCGGCGGCCAGCGGATCGTCGACGTCTTCGCCGAGTCGGCGAAGAAGTACCCGGGGGCCTACTTCAGCCCCTACGACACGATCATCGGTAACCCGTTGTCGAACGAACTGGTCAACGTCGAGATCGGCAGCAAGTCGTCCGATCAGGCCTGGAAGGACGCGCAGCACCAGATCACCCGCGAACTCACCAGGGCAGGGGCGATCTGA
- a CDS encoding HAD family hydrolase produces MPTPVIDTVLFDADGVIQRPTVDWRIELATFIRPDQSAEEFILDLMAAEQPSIRGEGDFRVAVAEVLARWGSATPIEDAMQPWRWFEAEPVVVDLIQQLRKAGIGCHLATNQQAYRRMIMHDERHYGDWFDQTFYSCDLGVAKPDPAYFHAILDTVGKQGSSTLFIDDNERNIKGALTAGLHAELYDLSEGTDALRDLLARYGLPTSA; encoded by the coding sequence ATGCCGACCCCCGTGATCGACACCGTCCTGTTCGATGCCGATGGAGTGATCCAGCGGCCCACGGTCGACTGGCGCATCGAGCTGGCGACCTTCATCCGGCCCGACCAGTCGGCCGAGGAGTTCATCCTCGACCTGATGGCCGCCGAGCAGCCGTCGATCCGTGGCGAAGGCGACTTCCGCGTGGCAGTGGCCGAAGTACTGGCGCGCTGGGGATCGGCCACCCCGATCGAGGACGCCATGCAGCCATGGCGCTGGTTCGAGGCCGAGCCGGTCGTGGTCGACCTGATCCAGCAGCTCCGTAAGGCGGGGATCGGTTGCCACCTGGCGACGAACCAGCAGGCCTACCGCCGGATGATCATGCACGACGAGCGGCACTACGGCGACTGGTTCGACCAGACCTTCTACTCCTGCGATCTCGGCGTGGCCAAGCCGGACCCGGCGTACTTCCACGCGATCCTGGACACCGTCGGCAAGCAGGGCTCGTCCACGCTCTTCATCGACGACAACGAGCGCAACATCAAAGGCGCCCTGACCGCGGGCCTGCATGCCGAGCTCTACGACCTGTCCGAAGGCACGGACGCCTTGCGTGACCTGTTGGCCCGCTACGGACTCCCGACCTCAGCCTGA